A region from the Trachemys scripta elegans isolate TJP31775 chromosome 22, CAS_Tse_1.0, whole genome shotgun sequence genome encodes:
- the LOC117869038 gene encoding tyrosine-protein kinase JAK3-like: MEYLPKGCLREYLQKNQERLDHKRLLLYAWQICKGMEYLGSQRYVHRDLASRNILVENETHVKIGDFGLAKLLPQDKEYYVVREPGQSPVFWYAPESLSDNVFSRESDVWSFGVVLYELFTYSNRSQSPSEEFLRMMGLDKPMPIICHLLELLKDDRRLPAPPGCPAEVHGLMLSCWAFSQSKRPKFSELGPKLEALRDSRSKVRG; encoded by the exons ATGGAGTATCTGCCCAAAGGCTGCCTGAGGGAGTATCTGCAGAAGAACCAGGAGCGCCTGGACCACAAGCGGCTGCTGCTGTACGCGTGGCAGATATGTAAG GGCATGGAGTACCTGGGATCCCAGCGCTACGTTCACAGAGACTTGGCCAGCAGGAACATCCTGGTGGAGAACGAGACCCACGTGAAGATCGGGGACTTCGGCCTGGCCAAGCTGCTCCCCCAGGACAAGGAGTACTACGTGGTGCGGGAGCCGGGACAGAGCCCCGTGTTCTG GTACGCGCCTGAGTCCCTGTCGGATAACGTGTTCTCCCGCGAGTCCGACGTCTGGAGCTTTGGAGTCGTCCTTTACGAGCTCTTCACGTACAGCAACAGAAGCCAAAGCCCCTCCGAG GAATTTCTCCGCATGATGGGACTCGACAAGCCCATGCCGATTATTTGCCACCTGCTGGAGCTGCTGAAGGACGACAGGCGGCTCCCTGCGCCCCCCGGCTGCCCCGCCGAG GTGCACGGCTTGATGCTGAGCTGCTGGGCCTTCAGCCAGAGCAAGAGGCCCAAATTCAGCGAGCTGGGGCCGAAGCTCGAGGCGCTGCGCGACAGCCGGAGCAAGGTCCGAGGCTAG